From Streptomyces sp. Mut1, the proteins below share one genomic window:
- a CDS encoding metallophosphoesterase yields MTLLLAHISDLHLDGGERATLRATRVMDYVRALPRPVDALLVTGDIADHGEEAEYEEAARILAADFPVLMCPGNHDARPAYRKALLGEAPGPGPVNRAHDISGTTILMCDSTIPGRDEGRLDAETLAWIDSTLTALPQDRPALIAFHQPPVALHHPLPDSYMLEEPGQLAGLLDAHPRVAAVLTGHVHTAAASTFAGRPLIVGPATTWTLRMPWEGDEAADRDQPPGLAFHVLDDDRRLTTHYRVVL; encoded by the coding sequence ATGACACTGCTGCTTGCGCACATCAGCGACCTGCACCTGGACGGCGGCGAGCGGGCGACCCTGCGCGCCACCCGGGTCATGGACTACGTACGAGCCCTCCCCCGCCCGGTCGACGCGCTCCTGGTCACCGGGGACATCGCGGACCACGGCGAGGAGGCCGAGTACGAGGAGGCGGCTCGGATCCTGGCCGCCGACTTCCCCGTACTCATGTGCCCCGGGAACCACGACGCGCGGCCGGCCTACCGCAAGGCCCTGCTCGGGGAGGCCCCCGGACCCGGCCCCGTCAACCGGGCCCACGACATCAGCGGCACCACCATCCTGATGTGCGACTCCACCATCCCGGGGCGTGACGAGGGGCGCCTCGACGCGGAGACGCTCGCCTGGATCGACAGCACGCTCACCGCGCTTCCGCAGGACCGGCCGGCGCTGATCGCCTTCCACCAGCCGCCGGTCGCGCTCCACCACCCGCTGCCCGACTCGTACATGCTCGAAGAGCCCGGACAGCTGGCCGGGCTGCTCGACGCACACCCCCGGGTCGCCGCCGTCCTCACGGGCCACGTCCACACCGCTGCCGCCTCGACCTTCGCCGGGCGTCCCCTGATCGTCGGGCCGGCCACCACCTGGACGCTGCGCATGCCCTGGGAGGGCGACGAGGCCGCGGACCGCGACCAGCCGCCCGGCCTCGCCTTCCACGTCCTGGACGACGACCGGCGCCTGACCACCCACTACCGCGTCGTGCTCTGA
- a CDS encoding bifunctional 3-(3-hydroxy-phenyl)propionate/3-hydroxycinnamic acid hydroxylase produces the protein MTEDAADSDVLVVGYGPVGQVLSILLAQHGWRVTVVEKYLEPYNLPRAVSFDRHAGRILGTIGVADALFPVSEPTKDYVVVNGEGQTLMHFELNQDERYRWPEATSFYQPGLESALVGRGDQLSDLRVLRGYEAVGLTEKDDSVHLTVRGEAGEQVLTARWLVGCDGANSFVRNHLGVPVSASDYAADWMACDVMPHDPEEFPSQNIQVADPAQPRVDLSAGPSHSRWEFIRLPGQSFEDFDTVENAWRLLTHFGVSRDNATLQRYVAYTCLARNADQWRSGGPGRVFLAGDAAHVMPPHAGQGMCTGIRDVANLAWKLHLVLAGSADETLLDSYEAERRPDAQRTIDMSVNLAQLIGMVDRSTAGYRDGALLAVRGSDDAPSRDPEAFARPGDDALKHGLFHAGADGLFTGADSRIVPQARTNRPQAGELCGDTLVLLSTEDPGTLVDPALADRLTALGGSIVHLTPEVDIDGTYTAWLTEEVRAPAALIRPDFHVYGAARTRTEMTDMLNTLLTGVSGRS, from the coding sequence GTGACTGAAGATGCAGCGGACTCGGACGTCCTTGTAGTCGGATACGGCCCCGTGGGGCAGGTCCTGTCGATCCTGCTGGCCCAGCACGGCTGGCGGGTCACCGTCGTGGAGAAGTACCTGGAGCCCTACAACCTGCCCCGGGCGGTCTCCTTCGACCGTCACGCCGGCCGCATACTCGGCACGATCGGCGTGGCCGACGCGCTCTTCCCGGTCAGCGAGCCGACCAAGGACTACGTCGTGGTCAACGGCGAGGGCCAGACGCTGATGCACTTCGAGCTGAACCAGGACGAGCGCTACCGCTGGCCGGAGGCGACCTCCTTCTACCAGCCGGGCCTGGAGTCCGCCCTCGTCGGGCGCGGCGACCAGCTGAGCGACCTGCGCGTGCTGCGCGGCTACGAGGCCGTCGGCCTGACCGAGAAGGACGACTCGGTCCACCTGACGGTCCGGGGGGAGGCCGGTGAGCAGGTCCTGACCGCCCGCTGGCTGGTCGGCTGCGACGGCGCCAACAGCTTCGTACGCAACCACCTGGGCGTCCCGGTCTCGGCCTCCGACTACGCGGCCGACTGGATGGCCTGCGACGTCATGCCGCACGACCCCGAGGAATTCCCCTCGCAGAACATCCAGGTCGCCGACCCGGCGCAGCCCCGCGTCGACCTCTCGGCCGGACCCTCGCACAGCCGCTGGGAGTTCATCCGGCTGCCCGGCCAGTCCTTCGAGGACTTCGACACGGTCGAGAACGCCTGGCGCCTGCTGACCCACTTCGGGGTCAGCCGGGACAACGCGACGCTGCAACGCTATGTCGCCTACACCTGCCTGGCCCGCAACGCCGACCAGTGGCGCTCCGGGGGACCGGGCCGGGTCTTCCTCGCGGGCGACGCCGCCCATGTGATGCCCCCGCACGCCGGCCAGGGCATGTGCACCGGCATCCGGGACGTGGCGAACCTGGCGTGGAAGCTCCACCTGGTCCTCGCCGGTTCGGCCGATGAGACCCTGCTCGACTCGTACGAGGCGGAGCGCCGCCCCGACGCCCAGCGGACCATCGACATGTCGGTGAACCTCGCCCAGCTGATCGGCATGGTCGACCGCTCCACCGCCGGCTACCGCGACGGCGCCCTGCTCGCCGTGCGCGGCTCGGACGACGCCCCGTCCCGCGACCCGGAGGCGTTCGCCCGGCCCGGGGACGACGCGCTGAAGCACGGCCTGTTCCACGCGGGCGCGGACGGCCTTTTCACCGGAGCGGACAGCCGGATCGTCCCCCAGGCCCGTACCAACCGTCCGCAGGCCGGCGAACTGTGCGGCGACACCCTCGTGCTGCTCAGCACCGAGGACCCGGGAACCCTGGTGGACCCGGCGCTGGCGGACCGCCTGACCGCGCTGGGCGGCTCGATCGTCCACCTGACCCCCGAGGTCGACATCGACGGCACGTACACCGCCTGGCTGACCGAGGAGGTCCGGGCACCCGCCGCCCTGATCCGCCCCGACTTCCACGTCTACGGCGCCGCCCGCACCCGGACCGAGATGACGGACATGCTGAACACGCTGCTCACGGGGGTGTCGGGGCGGAGCTGA
- a CDS encoding FAD-dependent monooxygenase — protein MMAAETETADVVIVGGGPVGLLLACELGMAGVRPVVLERLPEPSPEIKANGLIGQVVRFLDHRGLYERFDGVADAPQPVPGYLFGAIPLNLAALETNPMTVLPATQQRIEQVLRARAHELGVEIRAGHELTDLRQDEERVTAQVRHADGTYELRARHLVGCDGGRSTVRKRSGIDFVGEIGHDLVSRAAYATLPASMLDPETGELEVPGHGRLSPVFTFNRTPHGIFAFAALPDGNHRLLTLEWGAPPEGDERPLTIEDMRDSVRRVLGTDVPLTAPSGSGPHMLRRLVGRNTRLAERYRSGRVFVAGDAAHVHSAVGGPGLNLGLQDAANLGWKLAAHLQGWAPPGLLDSYHTERHAAGLRVFMHTQAQTALMTPGPEVTALRDLFGELLYSTDNIRRIADLLSGDDLRYPTTSAHPLAGHFAPDLALETGGGPARLAELMRTGRPVLLDLGGEPYPAQAAADWKDRVDIVAATCPEPPATALLVRPDGYVAWAANPDETSDEARDGLRRALAGWFG, from the coding sequence ATGATGGCTGCCGAGACCGAGACCGCCGATGTCGTCATCGTCGGCGGCGGCCCCGTGGGACTGCTGCTGGCGTGTGAGCTGGGCATGGCGGGGGTGCGGCCCGTCGTCCTGGAGCGGCTGCCCGAACCCAGCCCGGAGATCAAGGCCAACGGCCTGATCGGCCAGGTGGTCCGGTTCCTCGATCACCGCGGCCTGTACGAGCGGTTCGACGGCGTCGCCGACGCGCCCCAGCCGGTCCCGGGCTACCTCTTCGGGGCCATCCCGCTGAACCTGGCCGCGCTGGAGACCAACCCGATGACGGTCCTGCCGGCGACCCAGCAGCGCATCGAGCAGGTCCTGCGCGCACGCGCCCACGAACTCGGCGTGGAGATCCGCGCCGGCCACGAACTCACCGACCTGCGACAGGACGAGGAGCGGGTGACCGCCCAGGTCCGCCACGCGGACGGCACCTACGAGCTGCGCGCCCGCCATCTCGTCGGCTGCGACGGCGGCCGGAGCACCGTCCGCAAACGGTCCGGCATCGACTTCGTCGGCGAAATCGGCCACGACCTGGTCTCCCGCGCCGCGTACGCCACCCTGCCCGCGTCGATGCTGGACCCGGAGACCGGCGAGCTGGAGGTGCCGGGACACGGCCGGCTGAGCCCGGTGTTCACCTTCAACCGCACCCCGCACGGCATCTTCGCCTTCGCCGCCCTGCCGGACGGCAACCACCGCCTGCTCACCCTCGAATGGGGCGCCCCGCCGGAGGGCGACGAACGGCCGTTGACGATCGAGGACATGCGGGACAGCGTGCGCCGCGTCCTCGGCACCGACGTGCCTCTGACCGCGCCGTCCGGGTCCGGCCCGCACATGCTGCGCCGCCTCGTCGGCCGCAACACCCGGCTGGCGGAGCGCTACCGCAGCGGCCGGGTGTTCGTCGCCGGGGACGCCGCGCACGTCCACTCCGCCGTCGGCGGCCCCGGGCTGAACCTCGGCCTCCAGGACGCCGCCAACCTCGGCTGGAAGCTGGCCGCACACCTCCAGGGCTGGGCGCCGCCCGGCCTGCTCGACAGCTACCACACCGAGCGCCACGCGGCCGGCCTCCGCGTCTTCATGCACACCCAGGCACAGACGGCGCTCATGACCCCGGGGCCCGAAGTCACCGCACTGCGCGACCTGTTCGGCGAACTCCTGTACTCCACGGACAACATCCGGCGCATCGCCGACCTGCTGTCCGGCGACGACCTCCGCTACCCGACGACCTCGGCGCACCCGCTCGCGGGCCACTTCGCCCCGGACCTCGCCCTGGAGACCGGTGGCGGCCCCGCACGCCTCGCCGAACTCATGCGGACCGGCCGTCCGGTCCTGCTCGACCTCGGCGGCGAACCGTACCCGGCCCAGGCGGCGGCGGACTGGAAGGACCGGGTCGACATCGTCGCCGCCACCTGCCCCGAGCCGCCCGCGACCGCGCTGCTCGTCCGCCCCGACGGCTACGTCGCCTGGGCGGCCAACCCCGACGAGACCTCCGACGAGGCCCGGGACGGCCTGCGCCGCGCGCTGGCGGGCTGGTTCGGCTGA
- a CDS encoding LysE family translocator yields the protein MVHPYAVAGFLVALLPLIATPGASLALLVQHVTDSGRRQALPVVLGTVTGLYIHAALAVAGLSALVMRSSVAFTAVKVVGAVYLIGLGLWTWRGAGANAPAPARRRLPKGADSVFTQALLANVLNPKAAAIYLTLVPQFIAPHQPFGGQILTLATAHALLIALWLTAWTFLILRASHALRRPRFKRTAARATAAVLITVGIRSAVT from the coding sequence GTGGTCCATCCCTACGCCGTCGCCGGGTTCCTGGTGGCACTCCTCCCCCTGATCGCCACCCCCGGAGCCAGCCTGGCGCTGCTGGTCCAGCACGTCACCGACAGCGGCCGCCGCCAGGCCCTTCCCGTCGTCCTCGGCACCGTCACCGGCCTGTACATCCACGCCGCCCTGGCCGTGGCCGGCCTCTCGGCCCTGGTCATGCGGTCCAGCGTGGCCTTCACCGCCGTCAAGGTCGTCGGCGCCGTCTACCTCATCGGTCTGGGCCTGTGGACGTGGCGGGGTGCCGGAGCGAACGCCCCCGCCCCCGCCCGGCGACGCCTGCCGAAAGGAGCGGACTCCGTCTTCACCCAGGCGCTGCTCGCCAACGTCCTCAACCCGAAGGCGGCAGCCATCTACCTGACCCTGGTCCCCCAGTTCATCGCGCCCCACCAGCCGTTCGGCGGCCAGATCCTCACCCTGGCCACCGCCCACGCCCTGCTGATCGCGCTCTGGCTCACCGCCTGGACCTTTCTGATCCTGCGCGCCTCGCACGCACTGCGCCGGCCCCGCTTCAAGCGAACCGCCGCCAGGGCCACGGCGGCGGTCCTCATCACCGTGGGCATCCGGAGCGCCGTGACGTAG
- the trpS gene encoding tryptophan--tRNA ligase — MNTTAHRTVATEDHTAACADPLGVSAAQDRGALLEEQIAGDPGRFRVLTGDRPTGRLHLGHYFGTLHNRVRLQNLGVEMYVIIADYQVLTDRDVADNLSEHVEDLVLDYLAIGVDPARSTIFTHSAVPALNQLLLPFLSLVSVAELERNPTVKDEIAHSRQSSVSGLMFTYPAHQAADILFCKANLVPVGRDQLPHLELTRTIARRFNDRYGSGSVVLPRPDALLSNAPLLLGTDGGKMGKSRGNAITLAAGADETARLIKGARTDSERHIAYDPAGRPEVSSLLLLAALCQDRTPEEVAAGIGSAGSAALKRTVTEAVNEYLAPIRSRRKAYAADRGHLRAILREGNERANAVADRTLGEVRAAMNSDY, encoded by the coding sequence ATGAACACCACCGCCCACCGGACCGTAGCCACCGAGGACCACACCGCCGCATGCGCCGACCCGCTCGGGGTGTCCGCGGCTCAGGACCGCGGTGCGCTGCTCGAAGAGCAGATCGCCGGGGACCCCGGGCGATTCCGGGTGCTGACCGGAGACCGCCCGACCGGGCGCCTGCATCTCGGCCACTACTTCGGCACGCTGCACAACCGGGTACGGCTCCAGAACCTCGGCGTGGAGATGTACGTGATCATCGCCGACTACCAGGTGCTGACCGACCGCGACGTCGCGGACAACCTGAGCGAGCACGTCGAGGATCTGGTCCTGGACTATCTGGCCATCGGCGTGGACCCGGCACGCAGCACGATCTTCACGCACAGCGCCGTCCCGGCACTCAACCAACTGCTGCTGCCCTTCCTCAGCCTGGTCTCCGTCGCCGAGCTCGAACGCAATCCCACGGTGAAGGACGAGATCGCCCACTCGCGGCAGTCCTCCGTGAGCGGCCTGATGTTCACCTACCCGGCTCACCAGGCCGCCGACATCCTCTTCTGCAAGGCCAACCTGGTGCCGGTCGGCAGGGACCAGCTCCCGCACCTGGAACTCACCCGGACCATCGCCCGCCGTTTCAACGACCGTTACGGCTCCGGCTCCGTCGTCCTCCCCCGGCCCGATGCCCTGCTGTCGAACGCGCCGCTCCTGCTCGGCACGGACGGCGGCAAGATGGGCAAGAGCCGCGGCAACGCCATCACGCTGGCCGCCGGTGCCGATGAGACCGCCCGCCTGATCAAGGGGGCCAGGACCGACTCCGAGCGCCATATCGCCTACGACCCGGCCGGCCGCCCGGAGGTGTCCTCCCTGCTGCTCCTGGCGGCCCTGTGCCAGGACCGGACGCCCGAGGAGGTCGCCGCCGGCATCGGCTCCGCCGGGTCCGCCGCGTTGAAGAGGACCGTGACCGAGGCGGTCAACGAGTACCTGGCGCCCATCCGCTCCCGCCGGAAGGCGTACGCGGCCGACCGCGGCCACCTCCGCGCGATTCTGCGCGAGGGCAATGAGCGGGCCAACGCCGTTGCCGACCGCACGCTCGGAGAGGTGCGTGCCGCGATGAACAGCGACTACTGA
- a CDS encoding phosphotransferase family protein → MLNHIPLNDALRSAIGSPDQAELLDSSPRSRVWRVRPDDRPAVIVKQITDDGDASADADTRFARELAGLRLAGRATGPAVAPALLGTDPSARVMVLEYVEDLGETADWMPGYAESLARLHALTGPADAGALPASSGPTAADAESFLTLARALDVPVPSTVPDELAGLLERLDPSGHHALLHGDPCPGNDLRTPDGVRFVDFERASLGNGLLELAYFRIGFPTCWCAMSVPTAPLAEVEDIYRSTWRGLTGKDVPGDLADACAGWLIQGDALVERAHRGTADQLARVPTEDFEWGYISARERLVHRLGVVAGLTRDHDHLHATGRLSSALADRLLERWPGLRPLPTPADRPWY, encoded by the coding sequence ATGCTGAACCACATCCCGTTGAACGATGCCCTGCGCTCCGCCATAGGCAGCCCCGACCAGGCCGAACTGCTCGACAGCAGCCCCCGGTCACGGGTGTGGCGGGTGCGGCCCGACGACCGCCCGGCGGTGATCGTCAAGCAGATCACCGACGACGGGGACGCGAGCGCCGACGCGGACACGCGCTTTGCACGCGAACTCGCCGGGCTGCGCCTGGCCGGCCGGGCCACCGGGCCCGCCGTGGCCCCCGCACTGCTCGGCACGGACCCGTCCGCGCGGGTGATGGTCCTGGAGTACGTGGAGGACCTCGGCGAAACGGCCGACTGGATGCCCGGATACGCCGAGTCGCTCGCCCGGCTGCACGCCCTGACCGGGCCCGCCGACGCGGGCGCCCTCCCGGCCTCGTCGGGGCCCACGGCCGCCGACGCGGAGTCCTTCCTCACCCTGGCAAGGGCGCTCGACGTGCCCGTACCGTCCACCGTTCCGGACGAACTCGCCGGTCTCCTGGAACGGTTGGACCCCAGCGGCCACCACGCGCTGCTGCACGGCGACCCCTGCCCCGGCAATGACCTGCGCACCCCGGACGGCGTCCGCTTCGTCGACTTCGAGCGGGCCTCGCTCGGCAACGGCCTGCTCGAACTCGCCTACTTCCGCATCGGCTTCCCCACCTGCTGGTGCGCTATGTCGGTCCCCACGGCCCCGCTCGCCGAGGTCGAGGACATCTACCGCAGCACCTGGCGCGGCCTCACCGGCAAGGACGTACCGGGTGACCTCGCCGACGCGTGCGCGGGCTGGCTGATCCAGGGCGACGCCCTGGTCGAGCGGGCCCACCGGGGGACGGCCGACCAGCTCGCCCGGGTCCCCACCGAGGACTTCGAGTGGGGCTACATATCCGCCCGCGAGCGACTCGTCCACCGCCTGGGCGTGGTCGCCGGCCTGACCCGCGACCACGACCACCTCCACGCCACCGGCCGCCTCAGCTCCGCCCTCGCCGACCGCCTCCTCGAACGCTGGCCCGGACTGCGCCCCCTGCCGACACCGGCCGACCGGCCCTGGTACTAG
- a CDS encoding CGNR zinc finger domain-containing protein gives MEQWLALELASTIRHDGDGGVADDLATVRGTTDWIRKQGPLLAGHVPAEGLTADEDLRLGIIDLRQAVRALFARLVSPAPPSPADAHRLMPADRAMDRLNTAAAREPVAPQLYWPDGRAPAARLLTGEEDPYVRLVAALARAAIDFLSGPQSTRLRSCTAPRCVRYFVKSHGRQEWCKPSCGNRARAARHYRRRRTAADDGPAPS, from the coding sequence GTGGAGCAATGGCTGGCACTGGAACTGGCGAGCACGATCCGCCACGACGGAGACGGCGGTGTCGCCGACGACCTCGCCACGGTCCGGGGAACGACGGACTGGATCCGGAAGCAGGGGCCTCTGCTGGCCGGACACGTTCCGGCCGAAGGGCTCACGGCGGACGAGGACCTCCGGCTCGGGATCATCGACCTCCGGCAGGCGGTCCGAGCACTGTTCGCCCGGCTGGTCAGCCCCGCTCCCCCCAGCCCGGCGGACGCCCACCGCCTGATGCCCGCCGACCGCGCGATGGACCGCCTCAACACGGCTGCCGCGCGGGAACCGGTCGCCCCGCAGCTGTACTGGCCCGACGGCCGAGCCCCCGCAGCCCGCCTGCTGACCGGGGAGGAGGACCCGTACGTCCGGCTCGTCGCGGCCCTGGCCCGCGCGGCCATCGACTTCCTCAGCGGCCCGCAGAGCACGCGGCTGCGCTCCTGCACCGCGCCGCGCTGCGTGCGCTACTTCGTCAAGAGCCACGGTCGCCAGGAGTGGTGCAAGCCGTCCTGCGGCAACCGCGCCCGCGCGGCCCGCCACTACCGGCGCCGGCGCACGGCGGCCGACGACGGGCCCGCCCCGTCCTGA